From one Ooceraea biroi isolate clonal line C1 chromosome 7, Obir_v5.4, whole genome shotgun sequence genomic stretch:
- the LOC105274475 gene encoding DNA topoisomerase I, mitochondrial isoform X1: MELEQATPQVNADPEKKAKESGGISGNDHINGMSNGFDKKREHKSEHKDKDRSHKSDHKDKERSKDKERNHKSEHRDKDKDRHKHSSSSVKDKEKHDSSSKDKDRKSSSSSKDKEHKSSSSSSKDKDKDKSKEKDHHHKSSSSSKDKDRHHSSFKDKDGSGKDKDKDSKSKDKHRHSSSLNSSSRDKDKDRNISKDKEKESKKHSSEKDKERHSTSHSSGDKEKHRSSEKDKHRESSSSKDKDKHRHEKEKDRHRHDKDKSKHRDDREKKEKDREETKVKEEVLVKTNHTINEGFHYNLNIKPEPKEESMLAEAEDDDDSGGERPLYIKEEDDDEEMKEEDVNLDSTDGNDTRLSDLHNTTLKTEEESEEDKPLQSARSKQSPSVKRKIESDEDEDVPLSTRKKSKKTPSKTKNKKRKHGDDDDSDVEEVQKPKKKNSKTRGEGGSPRKKKQEEEQEVWKWWEEEKKTDGTKWHFLEHKGPVFAPSYDRLPPTVKFYYNGKEMKLSEEAEEVATFYARMLDHDYTTKEAFNNNFFHDWREVMTESERARITDLSKCNFKEMHTYFLQKSEERKAMSKEEKQKIKEKNEEIQKEYGFCSIDGHKEKIGNFKIEPPGLFRGRGEHPKMGKLKKRVQPEDVLINCSKDSNIPKPPPGHKWKEVRHDSNVTWLASWTENIQGQVKYIMLNPSSKLKGEKDWQKYETARKLAQSIDKIRAEYREDWKSKEMRIRQRAVALYFIDKLALRAGNEKDEDQADTVGCCSLRVEHIKLHEQKDGREYVVVFDFLGKDSIRYYNEVPVEKRVFKNLQLFMENKSPNDDLFDRLNTTVMNKHLNELMEGLTAKVFRTYNASWTLQQQLDKLTDPNDTEAEKILAYNRANRAVAILCNHQRSVPKTHAKSMENLKVKIETKKEAIAECELQVKDAKRDAKHGSVKEKVVYEKKKKQLERLKEQLTKLEVQATDREENKEIALSTSKLNYLDPRISVAWCKKHNVPVEKIYNKTQRDKFRWAIDMAGPDYVF, from the exons ATGGAGCTGGAGCAGGCGACGCCGCAGGTAAACGCGGATCCG GAGAAGAAGGCCAAGGAGAGCGGCGGCATTTCCGGAAATG acCATATCAATGGAATGTCCAATGGCTTTGACAAGAAGAGGGAACACAAGTCTGAGCACAAAGACAAAGATCGGTCTCACAAATCAGATCATAAGGATAAGGAGAGGAGCAAAGACAAGGAAAGAAATCACAAGAGCGAACATAGGGACAAGGATAAGGACAGGCACAAACATAGTTCAAGTTCCGTTAAGGATAAGGAGAAACACGATAGCAGCAGTAAAGATAAAGACAGAAAGAGCTCCTCCTCGAGCAAGGACAAGGAGCATAAAAGCAGTAGCTCATCCAGCAAGGATAAAGATAAGGACAAGAGCAAGGAGAAGGATCATCATCACAAGTCCAGCTCGAGTTCAAAGGACAAAGACAG aCATCATAGCAGCTTTAAGGATAAAGATGGCTCCGGCAAGGACAAGGACAAGGACTCAAAGAGCAAGGATAAGCATAGACACAGCAGTTCGTTGAACTCTAGCTCGCGTGACAAGGACAAAGACCGAAATATTTCCAAGGACAAGGAGAAGGAGAGCAAGAAGCACTCGTCGGAAAAGGACAAGGAGAGACATTCCACTTCTCATTCTTCGGGCGACAAGGAGAAGCATCGCTCGTCGGAGAAGGACAAGCACAGGGAGAGCTCGTCCAGCAAAGACAAAGACAAGCACCGCCatgaaaaggagaaagacCGTCACCGACACGACAAGGACAAAT CCAAGCATCGCGACGACagggagaagaaggagaaggacaGGGAGGAGACTAAAGTTAAGGAGGAAGTGCTCGTGAAGACGAATCACACGATTAACGAAGGATTTCACTATAATTTGAATATCAAGCCGGAACCGAAGGAG GAGTCCATGCTTGCGGAAGCAGAAGACGACGATGACAGCGGTGGCGAGCGACCGCTCTACATCAAGGAGGAGGATGACGATGAGGAAATGAAGGAGGAGGACGTTAACTTGGATTCGACCGACGGAAACGATACCAGACTGTCGGATCTGCATAATACGACCCTGAAGACGGAAGAAGAGTCGGAGGAGGATAAACCATTG CAGTCTGCAAGGTCAAAGCAGTCACCGAGCGTGAAAAGGAAAATCGAGTcggacgaagacgaagacgttCCGCTGTCGACGCGCAAGAAGTCCAAGAAAACTCCGTCGAAGACCAAGAACAAGAAACGGAAGCACGGGGACGATGACGATTCCGACGTCGAAGAAGTACAG aaACCAAAGAAGAAGAACTCAAAGACGAGAGGAGAAGGCGGTAGTCcgagaaagaagaagcagGAGGAGGAACAAGAGGTTTGGAAGTG gtgggaagaggaaaagaagacTGATGGCACAAAGTGGCATTTCCTGGAGCACAAGGGACCGGTGTTCGCGCCCTCGTACGATCGCCTGCCGCCCACCGTGAAGTTCTACTACAACGGCAAGGAGATGAAGCTGAGCGAGGAAGCGGAGGAGGTCGCGACCTTCTACGCGCGCATGCTGGACCACGATTACACGACCAAGGAGGCGTTCAACAACAACTTCTTCCACGACTGGCGAGAGGTGATGACTGAATCGGAGCGCGCGAGGATCACCGATCTGTCCAAGTGCAACTTCAAGGAGATGCACACGTACTTCCTGCAGAAGAGCGAGGAACGCAAGGCGATGAGCAAGGAGGAGAAACAGAAGATCAAGGAGAAGAACGAGGAGATCCAGAAGGAGTACGGCTTCTGCAGTATCGATGGCCACAAGGAGAAAATCGGTAACTTCAAGATCGAGCCGCCCGGCTTGTTCAGGGGTCGTGGCGAGCATCCCAAGATGGGTAAACTGAAGAAGCGAGTGCAGCCCGAGGACGTGCTGATCAACTGCTCGAAAGATTCCAACATACCGAAACCGCCACCTGGCCACAAGTGGAAGGAAGTGCGGCACGATTCTAACGTCACGTGGCTCGCGTCCTGGACCGAGAACATTCAGGGCCAAGTGAAGTACATCATGCTGAATCCATCCAGCAAGCTCAAGGGTGAGAAGGACTGGCAGAAGTACGAAACGGCGCGGAAGTTGGCGCAGTCCATCGATAAGATTCGCGCCGAGTACCGAGAGGATTGGAAGAGTAAAGAGATGCGCATCAGGCAGCGTGCCGTCGCCCTCTACTTCATTGACAAGCTGGCCCTGAGAGCTGGTAACGAGAAGGATGAGGATCAGGCGGACACCGTGGGCTGCTGCTCGTTGCGAGTGGAACACATCAAGCTGCACGAACAAAAGGATGGAAGAGAATACGTGGTTGTGTTCGACTTCTTAG GTAAAGATTCTATACGATATTACAACGAGGTACCGGTCGAGAAGCGCGTGTTCAAGAACCTTCAGCTCTTCATGGAGAACAAGTCGCCCAACGACGATCTGTTCGATCGACTCAATACCACCGTGATGAACAAACACCTGAACGAGCTAATGGAAGGTCTCACCGCTAAAGTATTCAGAACTTACAACGCGTCGTGGACGCTGCAGCAGCAGCTTGACAAGCTGACGGACCCGAACGACACGGAGGCGGAGAAGATCCTCGCGTACAACCGTGCCAATCGCGCCGTCGCCATACTGTGTAACCATCAGCGTTCCGTACCAAAGACGCACGCAAAGTCCATGGAGAACCTGAAAGTGAAGATCGAAACCAAGAAGGAGGCGATAGCCGAGTGCGAGTTGCAAGTGAAGGATGCGAAACGCGATGCGAAGCATGGCTCGGTGAAGGAAAAAGT GGTGtatgagaagaagaagaaacagcTGGAAAGATTAAAGGAGCAATTGACGAAGCTGGAGGTCCAGGCGACTGACCGAGAAGAGAACAAGGAGATCGCGCTGAGTACCTCCAAGCTGAACTATCTCGATCCCAGGATTTCTGTCGCATG GTGCAAGAAGCACAATGTTCCGGTCGAGAAGATATATAACAAGACTCAAAGGGACAAGTTCCGATGGGCGATAGATATGGCGGGACCCGACTACGTCTTTTAA
- the LOC105274475 gene encoding DNA topoisomerase 1 isoform X3: protein MKIFIKLTAHFLRRNFLLHARISSVAHDYKIERNEATLRWEEEKKTDGTKWHFLEHKGPVFAPSYDRLPPTVKFYYNGKEMKLSEEAEEVATFYARMLDHDYTTKEAFNNNFFHDWREVMTESERARITDLSKCNFKEMHTYFLQKSEERKAMSKEEKQKIKEKNEEIQKEYGFCSIDGHKEKIGNFKIEPPGLFRGRGEHPKMGKLKKRVQPEDVLINCSKDSNIPKPPPGHKWKEVRHDSNVTWLASWTENIQGQVKYIMLNPSSKLKGEKDWQKYETARKLAQSIDKIRAEYREDWKSKEMRIRQRAVALYFIDKLALRAGNEKDEDQADTVGCCSLRVEHIKLHEQKDGREYVVVFDFLGKDSIRYYNEVPVEKRVFKNLQLFMENKSPNDDLFDRLNTTVMNKHLNELMEGLTAKVFRTYNASWTLQQQLDKLTDPNDTEAEKILAYNRANRAVAILCNHQRSVPKTHAKSMENLKVKIETKKEAIAECELQVKDAKRDAKHGSVKEKVVYEKKKKQLERLKEQLTKLEVQATDREENKEIALSTSKLNYLDPRISVAWCKKHNVPVEKIYNKTQRDKFRWAIDMAGPDYVF, encoded by the exons atgaaaatttttataaaactcaCGGCCCATTTTTTGAGAAGAAATTTCTTACTCCACGCCAGAATTAGTTCTGTCGCACATGATTACAAGATTGAGAGAAACGAAGCAACTTTAAG gtgggaagaggaaaagaagacTGATGGCACAAAGTGGCATTTCCTGGAGCACAAGGGACCGGTGTTCGCGCCCTCGTACGATCGCCTGCCGCCCACCGTGAAGTTCTACTACAACGGCAAGGAGATGAAGCTGAGCGAGGAAGCGGAGGAGGTCGCGACCTTCTACGCGCGCATGCTGGACCACGATTACACGACCAAGGAGGCGTTCAACAACAACTTCTTCCACGACTGGCGAGAGGTGATGACTGAATCGGAGCGCGCGAGGATCACCGATCTGTCCAAGTGCAACTTCAAGGAGATGCACACGTACTTCCTGCAGAAGAGCGAGGAACGCAAGGCGATGAGCAAGGAGGAGAAACAGAAGATCAAGGAGAAGAACGAGGAGATCCAGAAGGAGTACGGCTTCTGCAGTATCGATGGCCACAAGGAGAAAATCGGTAACTTCAAGATCGAGCCGCCCGGCTTGTTCAGGGGTCGTGGCGAGCATCCCAAGATGGGTAAACTGAAGAAGCGAGTGCAGCCCGAGGACGTGCTGATCAACTGCTCGAAAGATTCCAACATACCGAAACCGCCACCTGGCCACAAGTGGAAGGAAGTGCGGCACGATTCTAACGTCACGTGGCTCGCGTCCTGGACCGAGAACATTCAGGGCCAAGTGAAGTACATCATGCTGAATCCATCCAGCAAGCTCAAGGGTGAGAAGGACTGGCAGAAGTACGAAACGGCGCGGAAGTTGGCGCAGTCCATCGATAAGATTCGCGCCGAGTACCGAGAGGATTGGAAGAGTAAAGAGATGCGCATCAGGCAGCGTGCCGTCGCCCTCTACTTCATTGACAAGCTGGCCCTGAGAGCTGGTAACGAGAAGGATGAGGATCAGGCGGACACCGTGGGCTGCTGCTCGTTGCGAGTGGAACACATCAAGCTGCACGAACAAAAGGATGGAAGAGAATACGTGGTTGTGTTCGACTTCTTAG GTAAAGATTCTATACGATATTACAACGAGGTACCGGTCGAGAAGCGCGTGTTCAAGAACCTTCAGCTCTTCATGGAGAACAAGTCGCCCAACGACGATCTGTTCGATCGACTCAATACCACCGTGATGAACAAACACCTGAACGAGCTAATGGAAGGTCTCACCGCTAAAGTATTCAGAACTTACAACGCGTCGTGGACGCTGCAGCAGCAGCTTGACAAGCTGACGGACCCGAACGACACGGAGGCGGAGAAGATCCTCGCGTACAACCGTGCCAATCGCGCCGTCGCCATACTGTGTAACCATCAGCGTTCCGTACCAAAGACGCACGCAAAGTCCATGGAGAACCTGAAAGTGAAGATCGAAACCAAGAAGGAGGCGATAGCCGAGTGCGAGTTGCAAGTGAAGGATGCGAAACGCGATGCGAAGCATGGCTCGGTGAAGGAAAAAGT GGTGtatgagaagaagaagaaacagcTGGAAAGATTAAAGGAGCAATTGACGAAGCTGGAGGTCCAGGCGACTGACCGAGAAGAGAACAAGGAGATCGCGCTGAGTACCTCCAAGCTGAACTATCTCGATCCCAGGATTTCTGTCGCATG GTGCAAGAAGCACAATGTTCCGGTCGAGAAGATATATAACAAGACTCAAAGGGACAAGTTCCGATGGGCGATAGATATGGCGGGACCCGACTACGTCTTTTAA
- the LOC105274475 gene encoding DNA topoisomerase I, mitochondrial isoform X2 — protein sequence MELEQATPQVNADPEKKAKESGGISGNDHINGMSNGFDKKREHKSEHKDKDRSHKSDHKDKERSKDKERNHKSEHRDKDKDRHKHSSSSVKDKEKHDSSSKDKDRKSSSSSKDKEHKSSSSSSKDKDKDKSKEKDHHHKSSSSSKDKDRHHSSFKDKDGSGKDKDKDSKSKDKHRHSSSLNSSSRDKDKDRNISKDKEKESKKHSSEKDKERHSTSHSSGDKEKHRSSEKDKHRESSSSKDKDKHRHEKEKDRHRHDKDKSKHRDDREKKEKDREETKVKEEVLVKTNHTINEGFHYNLNIKPEPKEESMLAEAEDDDDSGGERPLYIKEEDDDEEMKEEDVNLDSTDGNDTRLSDLHNTTLKTEEESEEDKPLSARSKQSPSVKRKIESDEDEDVPLSTRKKSKKTPSKTKNKKRKHGDDDDSDVEEVQKPKKKNSKTRGEGGSPRKKKQEEEQEVWKWWEEEKKTDGTKWHFLEHKGPVFAPSYDRLPPTVKFYYNGKEMKLSEEAEEVATFYARMLDHDYTTKEAFNNNFFHDWREVMTESERARITDLSKCNFKEMHTYFLQKSEERKAMSKEEKQKIKEKNEEIQKEYGFCSIDGHKEKIGNFKIEPPGLFRGRGEHPKMGKLKKRVQPEDVLINCSKDSNIPKPPPGHKWKEVRHDSNVTWLASWTENIQGQVKYIMLNPSSKLKGEKDWQKYETARKLAQSIDKIRAEYREDWKSKEMRIRQRAVALYFIDKLALRAGNEKDEDQADTVGCCSLRVEHIKLHEQKDGREYVVVFDFLGKDSIRYYNEVPVEKRVFKNLQLFMENKSPNDDLFDRLNTTVMNKHLNELMEGLTAKVFRTYNASWTLQQQLDKLTDPNDTEAEKILAYNRANRAVAILCNHQRSVPKTHAKSMENLKVKIETKKEAIAECELQVKDAKRDAKHGSVKEKVVYEKKKKQLERLKEQLTKLEVQATDREENKEIALSTSKLNYLDPRISVAWCKKHNVPVEKIYNKTQRDKFRWAIDMAGPDYVF from the exons ATGGAGCTGGAGCAGGCGACGCCGCAGGTAAACGCGGATCCG GAGAAGAAGGCCAAGGAGAGCGGCGGCATTTCCGGAAATG acCATATCAATGGAATGTCCAATGGCTTTGACAAGAAGAGGGAACACAAGTCTGAGCACAAAGACAAAGATCGGTCTCACAAATCAGATCATAAGGATAAGGAGAGGAGCAAAGACAAGGAAAGAAATCACAAGAGCGAACATAGGGACAAGGATAAGGACAGGCACAAACATAGTTCAAGTTCCGTTAAGGATAAGGAGAAACACGATAGCAGCAGTAAAGATAAAGACAGAAAGAGCTCCTCCTCGAGCAAGGACAAGGAGCATAAAAGCAGTAGCTCATCCAGCAAGGATAAAGATAAGGACAAGAGCAAGGAGAAGGATCATCATCACAAGTCCAGCTCGAGTTCAAAGGACAAAGACAG aCATCATAGCAGCTTTAAGGATAAAGATGGCTCCGGCAAGGACAAGGACAAGGACTCAAAGAGCAAGGATAAGCATAGACACAGCAGTTCGTTGAACTCTAGCTCGCGTGACAAGGACAAAGACCGAAATATTTCCAAGGACAAGGAGAAGGAGAGCAAGAAGCACTCGTCGGAAAAGGACAAGGAGAGACATTCCACTTCTCATTCTTCGGGCGACAAGGAGAAGCATCGCTCGTCGGAGAAGGACAAGCACAGGGAGAGCTCGTCCAGCAAAGACAAAGACAAGCACCGCCatgaaaaggagaaagacCGTCACCGACACGACAAGGACAAAT CCAAGCATCGCGACGACagggagaagaaggagaaggacaGGGAGGAGACTAAAGTTAAGGAGGAAGTGCTCGTGAAGACGAATCACACGATTAACGAAGGATTTCACTATAATTTGAATATCAAGCCGGAACCGAAGGAG GAGTCCATGCTTGCGGAAGCAGAAGACGACGATGACAGCGGTGGCGAGCGACCGCTCTACATCAAGGAGGAGGATGACGATGAGGAAATGAAGGAGGAGGACGTTAACTTGGATTCGACCGACGGAAACGATACCAGACTGTCGGATCTGCATAATACGACCCTGAAGACGGAAGAAGAGTCGGAGGAGGATAAACCATTG TCTGCAAGGTCAAAGCAGTCACCGAGCGTGAAAAGGAAAATCGAGTcggacgaagacgaagacgttCCGCTGTCGACGCGCAAGAAGTCCAAGAAAACTCCGTCGAAGACCAAGAACAAGAAACGGAAGCACGGGGACGATGACGATTCCGACGTCGAAGAAGTACAG aaACCAAAGAAGAAGAACTCAAAGACGAGAGGAGAAGGCGGTAGTCcgagaaagaagaagcagGAGGAGGAACAAGAGGTTTGGAAGTG gtgggaagaggaaaagaagacTGATGGCACAAAGTGGCATTTCCTGGAGCACAAGGGACCGGTGTTCGCGCCCTCGTACGATCGCCTGCCGCCCACCGTGAAGTTCTACTACAACGGCAAGGAGATGAAGCTGAGCGAGGAAGCGGAGGAGGTCGCGACCTTCTACGCGCGCATGCTGGACCACGATTACACGACCAAGGAGGCGTTCAACAACAACTTCTTCCACGACTGGCGAGAGGTGATGACTGAATCGGAGCGCGCGAGGATCACCGATCTGTCCAAGTGCAACTTCAAGGAGATGCACACGTACTTCCTGCAGAAGAGCGAGGAACGCAAGGCGATGAGCAAGGAGGAGAAACAGAAGATCAAGGAGAAGAACGAGGAGATCCAGAAGGAGTACGGCTTCTGCAGTATCGATGGCCACAAGGAGAAAATCGGTAACTTCAAGATCGAGCCGCCCGGCTTGTTCAGGGGTCGTGGCGAGCATCCCAAGATGGGTAAACTGAAGAAGCGAGTGCAGCCCGAGGACGTGCTGATCAACTGCTCGAAAGATTCCAACATACCGAAACCGCCACCTGGCCACAAGTGGAAGGAAGTGCGGCACGATTCTAACGTCACGTGGCTCGCGTCCTGGACCGAGAACATTCAGGGCCAAGTGAAGTACATCATGCTGAATCCATCCAGCAAGCTCAAGGGTGAGAAGGACTGGCAGAAGTACGAAACGGCGCGGAAGTTGGCGCAGTCCATCGATAAGATTCGCGCCGAGTACCGAGAGGATTGGAAGAGTAAAGAGATGCGCATCAGGCAGCGTGCCGTCGCCCTCTACTTCATTGACAAGCTGGCCCTGAGAGCTGGTAACGAGAAGGATGAGGATCAGGCGGACACCGTGGGCTGCTGCTCGTTGCGAGTGGAACACATCAAGCTGCACGAACAAAAGGATGGAAGAGAATACGTGGTTGTGTTCGACTTCTTAG GTAAAGATTCTATACGATATTACAACGAGGTACCGGTCGAGAAGCGCGTGTTCAAGAACCTTCAGCTCTTCATGGAGAACAAGTCGCCCAACGACGATCTGTTCGATCGACTCAATACCACCGTGATGAACAAACACCTGAACGAGCTAATGGAAGGTCTCACCGCTAAAGTATTCAGAACTTACAACGCGTCGTGGACGCTGCAGCAGCAGCTTGACAAGCTGACGGACCCGAACGACACGGAGGCGGAGAAGATCCTCGCGTACAACCGTGCCAATCGCGCCGTCGCCATACTGTGTAACCATCAGCGTTCCGTACCAAAGACGCACGCAAAGTCCATGGAGAACCTGAAAGTGAAGATCGAAACCAAGAAGGAGGCGATAGCCGAGTGCGAGTTGCAAGTGAAGGATGCGAAACGCGATGCGAAGCATGGCTCGGTGAAGGAAAAAGT GGTGtatgagaagaagaagaaacagcTGGAAAGATTAAAGGAGCAATTGACGAAGCTGGAGGTCCAGGCGACTGACCGAGAAGAGAACAAGGAGATCGCGCTGAGTACCTCCAAGCTGAACTATCTCGATCCCAGGATTTCTGTCGCATG GTGCAAGAAGCACAATGTTCCGGTCGAGAAGATATATAACAAGACTCAAAGGGACAAGTTCCGATGGGCGATAGATATGGCGGGACCCGACTACGTCTTTTAA